In one window of Deinococcus hopiensis KR-140 DNA:
- a CDS encoding alpha-amylase family glycosyl hydrolase has protein sequence MIYLTLPDRFANGNSSNDNAGQPNCLNTASATKFHGGDLAGLRSKLGYVRGMGASTLWSTPVYKQVGEVNAGTSSAACGYHGYWADYTDPDDQSIEPKLGTSADLNGLISDLHASGMKFMMDMVVNHAGYGARIHAQHPDWFHTNCTGKDVTCPLAGLPDFAQENTNVAAYLTNVSKTWTSNYAIDAIRMDTVKHVPTTYWQNSWVPGVLAARPSTFLLGEVFNDSGSAALKPYLDAGFDSLFNFPLRTSLVNGIAKAGSLDSVASSVQDYVGNLGLSRALLMVNLLDNHDVQRFVNEPGSGVAETEIRKRYQLALATLMTVPGIPQLYYGDELGMYGGPDPDNRHDMPGWAWTDAGRNATYSGFLGGGGTPKTTYDYVQKVTGIRQSNEALWKGSYAEMWRPNGGQNVYAFYRGSSASRVIVVMNTSTSSAAVNLDIQGNAGISSTDKAALTNGTAFTDKLGLGAPPSATVTNGKLPVTLPAGSMGIYVAGSSGTGGGGTSVTFQVSASTFYGQGVYLSGNTAELGSWNVASALNMTPSGCSGSVCTWKTTVSLTPGAALQFKFIKKPGDNGAGVTWEGGSNRTYAVPGSGPVNYNGGNWQP, from the coding sequence GTGATCTACCTGACACTGCCAGACCGTTTCGCGAATGGAAACTCTTCCAATGACAACGCGGGGCAGCCCAACTGCTTGAACACGGCCAGCGCCACCAAATTTCACGGCGGTGACCTTGCTGGACTGCGCTCCAAACTCGGCTACGTCAGGGGCATGGGCGCGAGCACGTTGTGGTCCACGCCGGTCTACAAACAGGTGGGCGAGGTCAACGCAGGCACGAGCAGCGCCGCCTGCGGCTACCACGGCTACTGGGCCGACTACACGGATCCCGATGATCAGTCCATCGAGCCCAAGCTGGGCACAAGCGCCGATCTGAACGGGCTGATCTCGGACCTGCACGCGAGCGGCATGAAGTTCATGATGGACATGGTGGTGAACCACGCGGGGTACGGGGCGCGCATTCACGCGCAGCATCCCGACTGGTTCCACACGAACTGCACGGGCAAAGACGTGACCTGCCCGCTGGCCGGGCTGCCCGACTTCGCGCAGGAAAACACCAACGTTGCGGCTTACCTCACCAACGTCAGCAAGACCTGGACCTCGAACTACGCCATCGACGCCATCCGCATGGATACGGTCAAGCACGTGCCGACCACCTACTGGCAGAACTCCTGGGTGCCCGGTGTGCTCGCTGCCCGCCCCAGTACCTTCTTGCTGGGCGAGGTCTTTAACGACAGCGGCTCGGCAGCGCTCAAACCCTATCTCGACGCGGGCTTCGACTCGCTGTTCAACTTCCCGCTGCGCACATCCCTTGTGAACGGCATCGCCAAGGCCGGGAGCCTGGACAGCGTGGCGAGCAGCGTGCAGGACTATGTGGGCAACCTGGGCCTCAGCCGCGCCCTGTTGATGGTGAACCTGCTGGACAACCACGACGTGCAGCGCTTTGTCAACGAGCCCGGCTCGGGTGTGGCCGAAACCGAGATTCGCAAGCGGTATCAGCTGGCCCTGGCCACGCTGATGACTGTGCCCGGCATTCCGCAGCTGTACTACGGCGACGAACTCGGCATGTACGGTGGCCCAGACCCCGACAACCGCCACGACATGCCGGGCTGGGCCTGGACCGACGCCGGGCGCAACGCCACCTACAGCGGCTTCCTGGGGGGGGGCGGCACGCCCAAGACCACCTACGACTACGTGCAGAAGGTGACGGGCATTCGCCAGAGCAATGAGGCACTGTGGAAGGGAAGCTACGCAGAGATGTGGCGGCCCAACGGCGGGCAAAATGTGTACGCCTTCTACCGGGGCAGCAGCGCGAGCCGCGTTATCGTGGTGATGAACACGTCCACGAGCAGCGCCGCAGTGAACCTCGACATTCAGGGCAATGCGGGCATCAGCTCCACCGACAAGGCCGCCTTGACGAACGGCACCGCCTTCACCGACAAACTCGGCCTGGGCGCACCCCCGAGCGCGACGGTGACAAACGGCAAACTGCCCGTGACCCTGCCCGCGGGCAGCATGGGCATCTACGTAGCGGGCAGCAGCGGAACGGGTGGCGGAGGCACCAGCGTCACGTTCCAGGTCAGCGCCAGCACCTTTTACGGGCAGGGCGTCTACCTCAGCGGAAATACCGCCGAGTTGGGCAGCTGGAACGTGGCGAGCGCGCTGAACATGACGCCCTCGGGTTGCTCAGGCAGCGTCTGCACCTGGAAGACCACGGTGAGCCTGACGCCCGGTGCGGCCCTGCAATTCAAGTTCATCAAGAAGCCGGGCGACAATGGGGCGGGCGTGACCTGGGAAGGTGGGAGCAACCGCACCTACGCAGTCCCGGGCAGTGGCCCAGTGAACTACAACGGCGGGAACTGGCAACCCTGA